The sequence CCTTGGAGATATCCATGTTCACAGTAGACAGAGTAGCGAGACGATACACCCAGATACATAAGAAATGACGGTAGGCCTACCTACTGCACATCAGTCAACAGTCCCATCCCTGAGTTGACCTACTGTCATTTTATATCTCTATCCCCCCAGTGTGTGCATGATGAGTACCCAGCCTGTCCCTTTCGAGGAGGTGCGGAGGAGAGCTGAGTccctcctgtcctattcaggctCTGCCCAGGCATTGAAGACTGATGTCCAGTTCATGGCCAATgttcccctgtccctgtctgatAAGTTtcaccacatcacagcacagacCATGGTGACACAGAACatagcagggcagagcagggaggaggtgaggtttTATATTCAGTCCAATCCAGTTGCCCCCTAAATGTATTTTTGTCTTTACTGTTTGCCTTGCACCTTCAGATATTCTTGTTAACCCCTCTGCCCTCCTgatcccctctcccccacctctcctccctccatcaggtcctagaGTCTGTTGGACGGTTGTTTAAAGCCTTGAGCATCCTGGAAAAGTATGGCTGTAACCTGACCAGCCCCAGCAGGCCCAGGTACTGGCGCAGCGTCAAGCACAACAACCCAGTCTTCAGGGCCACCGTGGACGCCATCAAggtaaaggagggagacaggCCTCTTTAAactcaattatttattttttttctcacctttatttaaccaggtaggccagttgagaacaggttctcatttacaactgcgacccggccaagataaagcgaagcagtgcgacaaaaacaacacaaagttccacatggaacaaacaaacgtacagtcaataacacaatagaaaagtctatatacagtgtgtgcaaattaagtaagattagggaggtaaggcaataaataggccgtagtggtgaaataattacaatttcgctaataaacactggagtgatagatgtgcagaaaatgaatgtgcaagtagagaaactggggtgcaaaggagcaaaataaaacaaaataaataacaatatggggatgaggtagtggggtgggctatttacagatgggctatttacagatgggctgtggacaggtgcaatgatctgtaagctgctctgatagcttaaagttagtgagggagatatgagtctccagcttcagtaatTTTTGAAATTGGTTCCAGTCAatggcaacagagaactgtaaggaaaggcagccaaaggaggaattggctttgggggtgaccagtgaaatatacctgctggagcacgtgctacaggtgggtgctgctatggtgatcagtgagctgagataaggcggggctttacctagcgaagacttatagatgacctggagccagtgggtttggcgacgaatatgaagcgagggccagccaacgagagcatacaggtcgtagtggtgggtagtatatggggcttcggcgatgaaacggatggcactgtgatagactgcatccccaaaaaaataggaagccgattctagatttaattttggatagGAGATGCTTaaaatgagtctggaaggagagtttacagtctaaccagacacctaggtatttgtagttgtccacatattgtaagtcagaaccgtccagagtagtgatgctgggcgggcaggcaggtgcgggcagtgatcggttgaagagcatgcatttagttttacttgcatttaagagcagttggaggcaacggaaggagagttgtatggcattgaagctcgtctggaggttagttaacacagttcCCAAGTTCCTATCAGGAACTTACTGCCCTTTTCTTATTATTACAGGATCATTATTGACTTCCTTGTGCATAGGACAGAGTCTATTGTTTTCACTACAAATAGTCAGATTGTTCAAATAGGGAGTGGATCAATGAGCAATGTTTAAAGTGCCTTATGGGTCATAGACAAAGACATAGACCTAGAGTAGTGGGTTTTAACGGTTTTCTTGAGTTGAaggaggcggaccaaaacgcagcgtggtttctattcattagtctttaataaagacgactatacatgaacagactaacaaaacgcagcgtggtttctattcattagtctttaataaagacgactatacatgaacagactaacaaaacgcagcgtggtttctattcatTAGTCTTTAATAAAGACAACTATACATCATTAGTCTTTAACAGACATGAACAGAaacaaaacgcagcgtggtttctattcattagtctttaataaagacgactatacatgaacagactaacaaaacgcagcgtggtttctattcatTAGTCTTTAATAAACAGAACACTATTCATTAgtctttaataaagacgactatacatgaacagactaacaaaatgcagcgtggtttctattcattagtctttaataaagacaactatacatgaacagactaacaaaacaagaaacgtgaacacctaaaacagccctatctggtgcaaacacagagacaggaacaatcacccacaaacacagtgaaacccaggctacctaaggatgattctcaatcagagacaactaatgacacctgcctctgattgagaaccataccatttatttatttacttttctgctcttttgcacatcagtatctctacctgtacatgaccatctgatcatttatcactccagtgctaatctgcaatattgtaattattcgcctacctcctcattccttttgcacacaatgtatatagactccccttttttctactgtgttattgacttgttaattgtttactccatgtgtaactctgtgttgtctgttcacactgctatgctttatcttggccaggtcgcagttgcaaatgagaacttgttctcaactagcctacctggttaaataaaggtgaaatattttattttaaatactaGGCCGAAAGaaatagaaatacccaaatcatagaaaaacaaacatagactgcccaccccaactcacgccctgactatactaaataatgacaaaacaaaggaaataaaggtcagaacgtgacatgggTACCCAGTGATTTTTAAAGCATTTTAGTTTACTTTTTCACTCATTTGAGTCAATGGTGGTTTATTCTACTGTCTGCTATCTTTTCTACAGGGTGGCAGGTCAGTCCTGTTTCTCTACGGTTACACCAATCAACAGCCAGACGGCCTCAGCTTCCCCGACGATGTCACAGATCCAGACGTTGGGAAGGTTGCTGCAGTGACCATTGAGGTCATGACCCTGCGCATGGAACTGGACATGCTTATCAAGGTGAACGTTCATATGAGAGTCTAAGAGTGTTATTATCTAATTAAAATGTTTAAATTGTTCTAATTCTCAATTTGAGGATAACCACAAAGATGAGTTTCCATGTTTGATCTCTTGCTAACTCTtatgtgttactgtgttgttgttgtctgtcaGGGTACACATGCTCACCCAGAAATCTACAGCAATATAATCCCATCCCTTAGTCTCCCGAAGACAAATCAGGTCTGTGTAACAACGTACAGTCGAGTGGTTAATCGTTTTGTCTGTTTCTACTTCTACCTGTTTCTATGGTTACTGTTGTAATTAGGGCTATTCTGCTCTCTTCAGGAGAAACCAGAGCTGATGTCTGATGCAGTGGTCATTCCAACAGGAGAGGAGCATGGGGACAGGGGGAAAGACCTTCAGCCGCTATCTCCTCCACCCAAACCGGCTGCTAGTCCTGGACTAAGACACGCCCCGACCACTCCCACAGGTGAGACAGACACCCACTCTCTGTATGAgtttacctgtctgttacctggCAACCTGCCCACTTCCAACCCCACTGGCATATGTCATCtgcctgtctgttgtactgtcaTTGGATGACAAAGTTATTGTGTATTGCTTATtgcgcttctctctctctctctctctctctctctctcagaagggGGGTGTAATCTGTGCGgtgccactccctctctcctctgcccaccCTGTggttctcttcctttctgtcagTCATGTGACCTCATCTACCACCGCCACCCGTCCAGAGCCAGTCACAGGAGAGATAGAATACAGGGTAAGATATGGGTCATAGCTTTGACCATTTCAGCTCAAATCTCACTTTTAATCcaatatttatttaaatattcTTACCCATGAATATGTAAACTAACACTTATCATCTTTAAACCCCCCCTTAGAGACCTGTACCATCTGTGGTATGTCCCAAGTCTACGCCCCTTGCTCCACCTGTTCTCAGAGGCTGTGTCTGGAATGTGACCGACTGTACCATTCTCACCCTGACCGCGGGGGTCACAACAGGACACTGGTTACCCCCGCAAAACTAACAAGAGCTTTTAGGTTAGAAATGAGGATGTGTTATAATcgactctacacacacatgcacacaaacctGATCACTCACTTCTTCCACCATATGTCCACCAGACGCGATTTGCCCTATGTTGTTTTTGCCAGATGTCTAGAGCATATTTTCCATACTCGATGCACATCTGCTTCGCAAGGCTGCAGTACAGTTTGCAGCATGGAGAAGATCATTATTGACCTGTTCAACCAAAGCTAATAATTAAAACAGATGAAAGTTATTCTCATATGGACCTACTGGTTTCATCGGCTGCACACAAGGCCACATTACAGGAATTCATCTAGTTTGTTTCTAACCTTCTGGCACATTCATCTCGAGCGACATCAATAAATTGAACTGGTTGTTCCCATATAGAGTAGGCTACTGATTTCAAATCACTAGTCCTGCATGATGGCACGCTAAATTACGCACAGAACAGTTCTGTGGATATTCATTTTGCACGTCATTCTGTTGGCTGGTTTCCTGAAAACTATCAGGGCGCACTGCCTTTTATGAACCTCCGTTTGTACCAGTGCACCGTTTTGCAATGCACAAGTTGAAAATATTGAACTCATGTGGTACACAGGAAGCACCTAGTATCCCAACCTAGCAGCACTTGTGTTTCTTCTCTTTTctagcctctctctttcctctcacttgtgtttcttctcttttctagcctctctctttcctctcacttgtgtttcttctcttttctagcctctctctttcctctcacttgtgtttcttctcttttctagcctctctctttcctctcacttgtgtttcttctcttttctagcctctctctttcctctcacttgtgtttcttctcttttctagcctctctctttcctctcacttgtgtttcttctcttttctagcctctctctttcctcatggGAGTGTGCTCAGTGCACTACAGTCAACGAGGTGAAAGCCGCGCTGTGTGTGACCTGTGAACGACCCCGTCTGGCTTCCCTTATAGATCTGGAGGACCCGGGGCAGCCGCCACCCAACCCAGGTCACATTCATATACATGTCTCACCTGTTGAGTAGTTTTCATGTGACGTTCATTTGAACAACACATCAGTCACCTGTCCTGTTTGAGGTGTTCATGTCACCTGTGCCTCTATATCAGTAATAAGAATCACGCATTACTAGAAGCTAAGATCAATATAAGGCTGTCTGTTTATCTACCCTCTCTGACCTCTTTCATAGAGTGGCAGTGTAAGAGCTGTACGGTGGTGAACCAAGGCAGCAGTAtactgtgtgaggtgtgtgagcgCCCCCGTCTGGCCACCCGTCCCTCTATCACGCCAGTACTCCCCAGTACTCCAGTACTCCCCACGCCAGGACCCACGGCAGACAAGGAAACAAAGGttacacccccccaccccagtGGTTTAAATACTCTCTAGAGTTGGAATGTTCTGTGAGATCTAATCATTCAAGTGTATCTTTTTGGTTTTAATCTTTCACAATCTCTCcccgtccctgtctctctctctcctctctctctctgtctcaccccctctctcccccgctatttctctctctctctctgtctctccccgtccctgcctctctcccatgctatttctctcactctctctctctctctctctctctctctctctctctctctctctctctttctctctctctcctctcaccctcactctccccctctctctctctctctgtctctctctctctctctctctctctctctctgtctctccccgtccctgcctctctcccatgctatttctctctctctctctctctctctctctctctctctctctctctctctctctctctctctctctctctctctctctctctctctctctctctgtctctctctctctctctctgtctctccccgtccctgcctctctccctctctctctctctctgtctctctctctctctctctctgtctctccccgtccctgcctctctcccatgttatttctctctctctctctctctctctctctctctctctctctgtctctccccgtccctgcctctctcccatgttatttctctctctctctctctctctctctctctctctctctctctctctctctctctctctctctctctctctctctctctctctctctctgtctctccccgtccctgcctctctcccatgctatttctctctctctgtagtggatgtgtcAGTTCTGCACCTATGTGAACTCTCCTCCTGCAGTGGTTTGTGAGGTGTGCAACCTGCCGTGCAAAGATCCTCCAGTCACCAGTCCCAAGTCCCTCCTCCTGCAGTCTCCAGTCAAAGACTTTGTCCCGCCTCCTGTGATGCCCCAGGTCCCTCCGGAGATCTCTTCCAGGGTAAACATCGACATTAAGAGACAGAACCTGATGAGGGATGAAGGACTGAAGCTTGTCCATCAAATACGAGTAGGTGGCTTTTGAACTGACTCTAAATGTGAATTAAAACCACATTAACTGGTATTATTCTAACTTCTAAATTGATGTTCTTCCtcagaagggagagaagaagggagtgGGCCCTGAGGAGGTTTACGCCGCCCTCTGCGTTTCCAGGGGCAGCAACGTCAACCCCTGTGATTGGCTGAAATCAGAGCTGCCTCACCTACTGGATGAGATCTGTGCCATGGCAGCTTCGGCAGCTTTGCAGAACTTCAAAGCAAGGGTTTCTGGGCCGCAGGATAACACAGATAAGGGGTCGACAGAGCAACAGAGTCCCAGTGTGCTGCTGGGTGAGGGAGTGCAGCTGTCCAGGGTTGAGGCCAAGCAGGCATGGCTGGCAGCAGGAGGCGACACTGAGAGAGCAGTCCGTCAGCTGCTCCGAGACAGACAGGCCAAGGTGAGAACCAGACAGTTCACCTGACCCTAATGGTCACTCAAAACTGATATGGCTAATCACTTTAGATATCCACTCAAAATAACCAAGCGTTCACTAGACCCATctgtggccttgtggttagattGTCAGCCCTGAGGTTGGAAGGTTGGGAGTTTGATTCCAGGccgagtcataccaaagactgtaAAAATGGGACCAGAGGTGACTCTGCTTGACACAGATAGTCTCGTGCTCCTATGAGCCATTCCAACTCGTGCAAGGCTACTTACTGAGCTGGTCTGTGTCACAATTAAGCGTATATGCAAAGTATACTGAAGTTACATTTTTTTGTCAGgtagcagaggctcttatccaaAGAGATTTAGAGGAGCAATTAGGTTTAAATGCCTTGCTCATGGGCACATCAACAAATGTTGAatctagtcggctcagggattcaaaccagcgaccatTCAGTTAATGGCCCAGcgatcttaaccgctaggctacctgcaccaAACCAACGTTTATTTGTTACGtgcacaggatacagcaggtgtAAACGTCCAGTGAAATGCGTACTTGCAAGCccctcaacaatgcagtaatactAAGAGATATAGAAGAGCTGTTTCCACTCTGACTGTGTAGATGCGGGAGCTGCGTTCTCTGGGCTTCCGGGAGGCATCGCAGTGTGAGGAGGCTCTGCGTCTGAGTGgaggagaggtgcggggggctctGTCCCTGCTGCAGCGGCCCCTCCTGGAGCCCTTCCACCAGCGCATCTGGAGCGACCAGCCAGAGGCCCCCATTGATGCCAAGAACCCTGACAAGCAGGTACtgcagagagtgtgtgtctgagagagacagagagagtgcatGCACAAATCAGCTAAACTGCATTTTCCAAGGCCATAGATAACACAAATCATCTGATTGTTGTTCATCATCATTACCCTCCACTGTCCTCTCAGAGGATGTGCAGGCGCCTGCTGGCGTTGTACGAGCTGCCCAGCTGGGGGCGCTGTGAGCTGGCCCTGTCTCTACTCCAGGAGCCTGATGCCCAGTACTCCCTGGAGGACGTCATCCAGGCCGTCAGAGAGTCCCAGGACAGGGAGTTCCTCCGCCGCCTCCTCAACAACGAGTGCCCCTGCTGCCTCAGCATCTTCCCCCACAGCAAGGTGGGCTGCTGGGGGTTCGGTAGAGTTTGCAGAATGGTGTAGCTACATTGCACTGCGTGTTGTTTTGTCATTCTTTAGTACAATTGACATACTGTAACTTTCACTTTGGTGCCCTCCTCTCGCAGATATAATTTCCTATAAGATGTTGATACCGGTATGTGAGTTATTGGATTAATGCTATATATTCTCTGTACATCTCAGATGCAGTCCCTGACCTCGTGTCAGTGCTCGGTGTGCCACGAGTGTTTCACGCAGCACTTCACCATCGCTGTGAGAGACAAACACATCAGAGACatggtgtgt is a genomic window of Oncorhynchus gorbuscha isolate QuinsamMale2020 ecotype Even-year linkage group LG12, OgorEven_v1.0, whole genome shotgun sequence containing:
- the LOC123991334 gene encoding E3 ubiquitin-protein ligase RNF31-like isoform X1, producing MMSTQPVPFEEVRRRAESLLSYSGSAQALKTDVQFMANVPLSLSDKFHHITAQTMVTQNIAGQSREEVLESVGRLFKALSILEKYGCNLTSPSRPRYWRSVKHNNPVFRATVDAIKGGRSVLFLYGYTNQQPDGLSFPDDVTDPDVGKVAAVTIEVMTLRMELDMLIKGTHAHPEIYSNIIPSLSLPKTNQEKPELMSDAVVIPTGEEHGDRGKDLQPLSPPPKPAASPGLRHAPTTPTEGGCNLCGATPSLLCPPCGSLPFCQSCDLIYHRHPSRASHRRDRIQETCTICGMSQVYAPCSTCSQRLCLECDRLYHSHPDRGGHNRTLVTPAKLTRAFSLSLSSWECAQCTTVNEVKAALCVTCERPRLASLIDLEDPGQPPPNPEWQCKSCTVVNQGSSILCEVCERPRLATRPSITPVLPSTPVLPTPGPTADKETKWMCQFCTYVNSPPAVVCEVCNLPCKDPPVTSPKSLLLQSPVKDFVPPPVMPQVPPEISSRVNIDIKRQNLMRDEGLKLVHQIRKGEKKGVGPEEVYAALCVSRGSNVNPCDWLKSELPHLLDEICAMAASAALQNFKARVSGPQDNTDKGSTEQQSPSVLLGEGVQLSRVEAKQAWLAAGGDTERAVRQLLRDRQAKMRELRSLGFREASQCEEALRLSGGEVRGALSLLQRPLLEPFHQRIWSDQPEAPIDAKNPDKQRMCRRLLALYELPSWGRCELALSLLQEPDAQYSLEDVIQAVRESQDREFLRRLLNNECPCCLSIFPHSKMQSLTSCQCSVCHECFTQHFTIAVRDKHIRDMVCPVCAGPDINDPEHLDSYFFTLDIQLRDCLDREVYELFHKKLMEHALMKDPMFLWCCHCTFGFIYDGNQFKVTCPTCMKSFCNQCKKPWEAQHQDVSCEQFQLWKRENDPDYQRQGLAGFLRDNGITCPHCRFQYALTKGGCMHFSCSQCRYQFCSGCNNPFHTTACKTVQCKITGLHAHHPRDCLFYLRDWEPARLQALLQRNAVEFNTDPPNGTQTDACGVMEQKDEGGQQIDSPCGVQTQPGQAGLCNKHYREYLVSLINGHTLDPAILYDQQEVTVACKRYQVEEQQGEGEDDRVYKARLLKKLMEVPLGEKVPRMR
- the LOC123991334 gene encoding E3 ubiquitin-protein ligase RNF31-like isoform X2; translation: MMSTQPVPFEEVRRRAESLLSYSGSAQALKTDVQFMANVPLSLSDKFHHITAQTMVTQNIAGQSREEVLESVGRLFKALSILEKYGCNLTSPSRPRYWRSVKHNNPVFRATVDAIKGGRSVLFLYGYTNQQPDGLSFPDDVTDPDVGKVAAVTIEVMTLRMELDMLIKGTHAHPEIYSNIIPSLSLPKTNQEKPELMSDAVVIPTGEEHGDRGKDLQPLSPPPKPAASPGLRHAPTTPTGGCNLCGATPSLLCPPCGSLPFCQSCDLIYHRHPSRASHRRDRIQETCTICGMSQVYAPCSTCSQRLCLECDRLYHSHPDRGGHNRTLVTPAKLTRAFSLSLSSWECAQCTTVNEVKAALCVTCERPRLASLIDLEDPGQPPPNPEWQCKSCTVVNQGSSILCEVCERPRLATRPSITPVLPSTPVLPTPGPTADKETKWMCQFCTYVNSPPAVVCEVCNLPCKDPPVTSPKSLLLQSPVKDFVPPPVMPQVPPEISSRVNIDIKRQNLMRDEGLKLVHQIRKGEKKGVGPEEVYAALCVSRGSNVNPCDWLKSELPHLLDEICAMAASAALQNFKARVSGPQDNTDKGSTEQQSPSVLLGEGVQLSRVEAKQAWLAAGGDTERAVRQLLRDRQAKMRELRSLGFREASQCEEALRLSGGEVRGALSLLQRPLLEPFHQRIWSDQPEAPIDAKNPDKQRMCRRLLALYELPSWGRCELALSLLQEPDAQYSLEDVIQAVRESQDREFLRRLLNNECPCCLSIFPHSKMQSLTSCQCSVCHECFTQHFTIAVRDKHIRDMVCPVCAGPDINDPEHLDSYFFTLDIQLRDCLDREVYELFHKKLMEHALMKDPMFLWCCHCTFGFIYDGNQFKVTCPTCMKSFCNQCKKPWEAQHQDVSCEQFQLWKRENDPDYQRQGLAGFLRDNGITCPHCRFQYALTKGGCMHFSCSQCRYQFCSGCNNPFHTTACKTVQCKITGLHAHHPRDCLFYLRDWEPARLQALLQRNAVEFNTDPPNGTQTDACGVMEQKDEGGQQIDSPCGVQTQPGQAGLCNKHYREYLVSLINGHTLDPAILYDQQEVTVACKRYQVEEQQGEGEDDRVYKARLLKKLMEVPLGEKVPRMR